CGGTTTTTTTAACCGCAAAGGAGGAGACAGCAGGGTGGCAAAGTCTTTAATGGTCCAGGGAACGGGTTCAGGTGCCGGTAAGAGCCTGCTCGTTGTCGCCCTATGCAGGATCTTCAGGGATATGGGGATCAGGGTTGCTCCCTTTAAGTCACAGAACATGGCCCTGAATTCCTATATCACGATTGACGGCGGGGAGATCGGGAGGGCCCAGGCCTTGCAGGCGGAGGCCGCAGGCATTGAGCCCTCTACCGATATCAACCCGATTCTCCTTAAGGCCTCCGGAGAGATGGGATCACAGGTCATCATTCAGGGCAGGGTGGTAAAGACGATGCAGGCAAGTGAGTATTACGAGTACAGGTCTCATGCCTGGGATTCTGTGAAGGAGTCCTACGGCAGGCTTCAGGAGGATTACGAACTGATAGTTATCGAGGGTGCGGGAAGCCCGGCGGAGATTAACCTCATGGATGTTGACATTGCAAACATGGCAGTGGCAAAGCTCGCTGAAGCCCCGGTAGTCCTTGTCGGAGATATAGACAGGGGTGGTGTTTTTGCATCGCTGTATGGGACGGTTTCACTTGTTGGGAAGGACAGGGAATATATCAAGGGATACCTGATAAACAAATTCCGGGGTGATCCGGATATCCTGAGTCCGGGGCTGGATATGCTGGCTGATCAAACGGGCATACCCGTCCTTGGAGTGATCCCTTATCTGAGGGATATAGGACTTCCTGAGGAAGACGGGATGTCCGTAGGTCTTCGGAAGGAACACGGCTACTTAAAAAGGGACTTCAACACGGTCAAGATGGTCGTGCTGAGACTGCCTTATATATCGAACTTTACTGATTTCGATCCTTTTACGTTTGAACCCGATGTGGAGGTTCT
Above is a window of bacterium BMS3Abin08 DNA encoding:
- the cobQ gene encoding cobyric acid synthase, translating into MAKSLMVQGTGSGAGKSLLVVALCRIFRDMGIRVAPFKSQNMALNSYITIDGGEIGRAQALQAEAAGIEPSTDINPILLKASGEMGSQVIIQGRVVKTMQASEYYEYRSHAWDSVKESYGRLQEDYELIVIEGAGSPAEINLMDVDIANMAVAKLAEAPVVLVGDIDRGGVFASLYGTVSLVGKDREYIKGYLINKFRGDPDILSPGLDMLADQTGIPVLGVIPYLRDIGLPEEDGMSVGLRKEHGYLKRDFNTVKMVVLRLPYISNFTDFDPFTFEPDVEVLYSLNPADIENTDILVIPGSKNTVDDLLFLKRTGLDESIRRACRRGVDVIGICGGYQILSKRILDPYAVESPHSEVEGLGLLDVETSFESEKITSQVSAGIVKEEDFFCCSGCDGEEDMGALWGYEIHMGTSSGDTGLFRVSRIRRDRDGVHRTNSVVDGSKKDNCWGTYLHGLFENDRFRREVINHARAGQGLEPLGILTRYREIRSARIQEVSEMIKENIDIERIMGIIGI